One genomic region from Methanorbis furvi encodes:
- a CDS encoding DUF7518 family protein, translated as MNIKHEAGADAAASSAKSENTEALERKVRELEAMVKGLTEEMLDLKSVTRKLTMQLEEMRGGQSRVHAESRFGQKKPEEQATEISRGAAAAPASSRTAPVRAAPGRRPAVAEEEPAPAARAMPQRPGPAAAPVRAGAATSRHTISSPIPERMPEPEPEVPVEQLKAGQFEYVMQPDGTIQKRKKTTDHSVIIAGTGYNPGHASRSAAIRPDSDAVIEAAEDDAITDDAKNRR; from the coding sequence ATGAATATCAAACACGAAGCAGGTGCAGATGCCGCAGCATCATCCGCAAAATCGGAAAATACCGAAGCACTTGAGCGAAAAGTTCGCGAACTCGAAGCAATGGTAAAAGGACTCACCGAAGAGATGCTGGACCTCAAATCCGTCACCCGCAAACTCACCATGCAGCTTGAAGAGATGCGTGGCGGCCAGTCCAGAGTTCACGCAGAATCGCGTTTCGGCCAGAAAAAACCCGAAGAACAGGCCACGGAAATCTCCCGCGGTGCTGCGGCAGCTCCCGCATCCTCACGAACTGCACCGGTCCGCGCCGCCCCCGGCCGTCGCCCGGCAGTCGCCGAAGAAGAACCTGCCCCGGCAGCCCGTGCAATGCCCCAGCGCCCTGGCCCGGCTGCAGCCCCCGTGCGCGCCGGTGCTGCAACCTCCCGCCACACCATCTCATCCCCGATCCCCGAACGCATGCCTGAACCCGAACCGGAAGTCCCGGTCGAGCAGCTCAAAGCAGGTCAGTTCGAGTACGTCATGCAGCCGGACGGCACCATTCAAAAACGCAAAAAGACGACCGACCACAGCGTCATCATCGCCGGAACCGGTTACAACCCAGGTCACGCCTCCCGATCTGCCGCTATTCGTCCTGACTCGGACGCAGTCATTGAAGCAGCCGAAGACGACGCCATAACCGACGACGCCAAAAACCGCCGCTAA